A genomic stretch from Petrotoga mexicana DSM 14811 includes:
- a CDS encoding 2-oxoacid:ferredoxin oxidoreductase subunit beta, with amino-acid sequence MPIERYFKYLRKDRMTHVWCPGCGNGIIMKNFVEAVDNLSLDKNKVAVISGIGCSSRVTGYLDFNTMHTLHGRAVAFATGVKLAKPEFNVVVMGGDGDILAIGGNHFIHACRRNMDLTVIIFNNSIYGMTGGQYSPETPTGTYASTSPYGNLENNFDAVNLAITSGATYVARSTVFHYMLSVKYIENALKHKGMSVVEIVTNCHTYYGRYNKMTSPTQMLQYFKDNSVMLSKAKNMNENDLKDKIIIGEFLNVEKEGYIDRYEKLRKKLVSQEVSPK; translated from the coding sequence ATGCCTATAGAGAGATATTTTAAGTATTTAAGAAAAGACAGAATGACTCATGTGTGGTGTCCCGGATGTGGTAATGGAATAATAATGAAAAATTTTGTGGAAGCAGTGGATAATTTAAGTTTAGATAAAAACAAGGTGGCAGTTATATCGGGAATAGGATGTTCTTCAAGAGTGACTGGGTACCTTGATTTTAACACTATGCACACACTCCATGGAAGGGCTGTTGCCTTTGCAACTGGAGTTAAATTAGCAAAACCAGAGTTTAATGTGGTAGTAATGGGAGGAGATGGAGATATACTAGCAATAGGTGGGAATCATTTCATTCATGCTTGCCGTAGAAATATGGATCTAACAGTTATTATCTTCAACAATTCTATTTATGGCATGACAGGCGGACAATATTCCCCTGAAACTCCTACTGGAACCTACGCTTCAACTTCTCCTTATGGGAATTTAGAAAACAATTTTGATGCAGTTAATCTTGCAATAACTTCTGGTGCCACTTACGTCGCTAGATCCACCGTTTTTCATTACATGTTATCAGTTAAATACATAGAAAACGCCTTAAAACACAAAGGTATGTCAGTTGTTGAGATAGTCACAAATTGTCATACTTATTATGGAAGATACAACAAAATGACAAGCCCTACTCAAATGTTGCAATATTTCAAAGATAACTCTGTTATGTTGAGCAAAGCCAAAAATATGAATGAAAATGACTTGAAAGATAAGATAATAATAGGTGAATTTCTGAATGTTGAAAAAGAAGGCTACATTGATAGGTATGAAAAATTAAGGAAAAAATTGGTTTCACAGGAGGTATCACCGAAATGA
- a CDS encoding deoxycytidylate deaminase, whose protein sequence is MGKKDEVESYLKNKNFNDPNLFKERKDWDKYFMEVADLVSKRSTCLHRKVGAVIVKEKRILATGYNQPPSGFPHCDDIGCIRDDLGIKSGENQEICYGLHAEQNALMQAAKFGISTDNASIYITHQPCSVCARLIINAGIKKVYYREGYPDSLTQLFFNTCNIQTKIIE, encoded by the coding sequence TTGGGTAAGAAGGACGAAGTTGAAAGTTATTTGAAAAATAAAAATTTTAATGATCCCAATTTATTCAAAGAAAGGAAAGACTGGGACAAATATTTTATGGAAGTGGCGGATTTGGTAAGTAAAAGGTCTACCTGTTTGCATAGAAAGGTTGGAGCCGTAATAGTAAAAGAAAAAAGGATCTTAGCGACTGGTTACAATCAACCACCATCTGGTTTTCCTCACTGCGATGATATAGGTTGTATAAGAGACGACTTAGGTATAAAAAGTGGAGAAAACCAAGAAATTTGTTACGGTCTTCATGCAGAACAAAATGCCTTGATGCAAGCCGCTAAATTTGGGATTAGTACTGATAACGCATCAATTTATATCACGCATCAACCTTGTTCCGTATGTGCCAGGTTGATAATAAATGCCGGCATCAAGAAGGTTTATTATAGAGAAGGCTATCCAGATAGTCTAACACAATTGTTTTTTAATACGTGCAACATACAAACAAAAATTATCGAATGA
- the hemW gene encoding radical SAM family heme chaperone HemW yields the protein MNSNYIAVYLHIPFCVKRCLYCDYVSTTDFSLKEEYFNALYKEIAWKGEKLKDRKVRTVYFGGGTPSFVEKEFILQTFRSLQEHMDLSDLEEFTIEVNPESVDEKKVQLYKEIGINRISMGFQSTSDKILKTVGRAHDFNKGLESYELLTSFYDNINVDFILGLPYENFETVNSNLEFIEKMKPSHISYYLLDSSHNTPLKHFLEIKEMKLPEDDLVDELLDYIYDQLEKLEYNRYEISSWSLPNKECIHNQFYWYNLDYVGFGVSAGGHINNERYVNTSDVKAYITKLNDDELPYDTKNVNDEFTELLETLFMSLRLTRGITYDSLVKRFSKSLVDNVLNQTKNNLDGYISIDDSIKLTTKGLNFSRYVFEKLLEISSI from the coding sequence TTGAATTCTAATTATATTGCAGTATATTTACACATACCTTTTTGTGTGAAGAGATGCCTTTATTGTGATTATGTGTCTACAACTGATTTTTCCTTAAAAGAAGAATATTTTAATGCATTATACAAAGAAATCGCTTGGAAAGGTGAAAAATTAAAAGATAGGAAGGTTAGAACGGTTTATTTTGGAGGCGGAACCCCATCTTTTGTTGAGAAAGAATTTATTTTGCAAACCTTTCGTTCATTACAAGAACATATGGATCTATCTGATTTAGAGGAATTCACGATAGAGGTAAATCCCGAAAGTGTTGATGAGAAAAAAGTACAACTTTACAAGGAAATTGGGATTAACAGAATATCTATGGGGTTCCAAAGTACTTCTGATAAGATATTAAAAACCGTAGGAAGAGCCCATGATTTTAATAAAGGGTTAGAATCTTATGAACTTTTGACATCTTTTTATGATAATATAAATGTGGATTTTATTCTTGGATTACCTTATGAAAATTTTGAGACGGTTAATAGTAATTTAGAGTTTATAGAAAAGATGAAACCCTCTCATATTTCTTATTATTTATTGGATTCTTCACACAATACTCCTTTAAAACATTTTCTTGAAATCAAGGAAATGAAACTTCCGGAAGATGACTTAGTAGATGAACTTCTTGATTATATCTATGATCAATTGGAAAAATTAGAATATAACAGATATGAAATTTCAAGTTGGTCCCTACCCAACAAAGAATGTATTCACAATCAATTTTATTGGTATAACTTAGATTATGTAGGATTTGGGGTTTCTGCAGGAGGGCATATCAACAACGAGAGATATGTGAATACCTCAGATGTTAAAGCGTATATTACAAAATTAAACGATGATGAACTTCCATACGATACAAAAAATGTGAATGATGAGTTTACTGAATTGTTAGAGACCCTTTTTATGTCTTTGAGACTAACAAGAGGAATAACTTATGACTCTTTGGTAAAAAGGTTTTCTAAAAGTTTGGTTGATAATGTCTTAAATCAGACAAAAAATAATTTGGACGGGTATATATCTATTGATGATTCTATTAAATTAACTACAAAAGGCTTAAATTTTTCAAGGTATGTTTTTGAGAAGTTATTAGAGATATCTTCAATTTAA
- the gatB gene encoding Asp-tRNA(Asn)/Glu-tRNA(Gln) amidotransferase subunit GatB, with amino-acid sequence MMYKTIIGLEIHAQLLTKSKAFCSCSTEHFEAEPNINICPVCTGQPGTLPVLNEEALKLAIKTGLILNGQINKFSRFDRKNYFYPDLPKGYQITQYFHPIVSGGYIDVEGKKIRIRRMHLEEDTAKMLHEGDQISSAQESLIDFNRAGIPLLEIVTEPDIETPKQARIFMEKLRNLLRYADVSTGDMEKGALRCDANISILNQENKEISKRVEIKNINSFKFVEKALEYERDRIINNLEKGGELIQETRGWDANKKETFSMRTKEEEMDYRYFPEPDLPILILNDELIETVKKLIPEMPEEKAKRFVSQYNIPEYDAQILSSDKELADYYERCVELAKDAKFVSNFILTELLREMKENEDSIETVKIKPEHFAELKMLLDTNTISTKIAKDIFPEMYRTGDSPKQIVEKKGLKQIENEDELRKIIENVLKENTDSVEKYKNGKKKLLGFFVGQVMKETKGKANPQKTNEILKELLEDN; translated from the coding sequence ATTATGTATAAAACCATTATAGGATTGGAAATACACGCCCAATTACTAACAAAATCTAAAGCCTTTTGTTCATGCAGTACAGAACATTTTGAAGCTGAGCCGAATATTAATATTTGCCCAGTGTGTACGGGGCAACCTGGAACATTGCCGGTATTAAACGAAGAAGCGCTTAAACTTGCGATAAAAACTGGATTAATACTAAATGGGCAGATAAATAAGTTTTCTAGGTTTGATAGAAAGAATTATTTTTACCCTGATTTGCCAAAAGGTTATCAAATTACACAATATTTTCATCCCATAGTAAGTGGTGGATACATCGACGTTGAAGGCAAAAAGATAAGAATAAGAAGAATGCATTTGGAAGAAGATACCGCTAAGATGCTTCATGAAGGTGATCAAATTTCCTCTGCTCAAGAAAGTTTAATAGATTTTAATAGAGCAGGTATACCTCTTTTAGAGATTGTAACAGAACCGGATATTGAGACTCCTAAACAGGCAAGGATTTTTATGGAGAAATTAAGAAATTTGCTTAGGTACGCTGATGTTTCAACGGGTGATATGGAAAAAGGAGCCTTGAGATGTGATGCAAATATTTCTATTCTCAACCAAGAAAACAAAGAAATAAGTAAAAGGGTAGAGATTAAGAATATAAACTCATTCAAATTTGTAGAAAAAGCGTTAGAATATGAAAGAGATAGAATTATCAATAATTTAGAAAAAGGTGGAGAGTTAATACAAGAAACGAGAGGTTGGGATGCCAACAAAAAAGAGACATTTTCAATGAGAACAAAAGAAGAGGAAATGGACTACAGGTATTTTCCCGAACCAGATCTCCCTATACTGATTCTGAACGATGAACTTATTGAAACCGTTAAAAAACTCATTCCGGAAATGCCAGAAGAGAAAGCTAAAAGGTTTGTTTCACAGTACAATATACCTGAATATGATGCACAAATTCTCTCTTCAGACAAAGAGTTAGCTGATTATTATGAAAGATGTGTAGAATTGGCTAAGGATGCCAAATTTGTTAGTAATTTTATCTTAACTGAGTTATTAAGAGAGATGAAAGAAAATGAGGATAGTATTGAAACTGTAAAAATTAAACCCGAACATTTTGCAGAATTAAAAATGCTTTTAGATACGAATACAATTTCAACAAAGATCGCCAAAGATATATTTCCCGAGATGTATAGAACGGGTGATAGCCCTAAACAGATTGTTGAAAAGAAAGGTTTAAAGCAAATAGAAAACGAAGATGAACTAAGAAAAATAATTGAAAATGTCTTAAAAGAAAATACCGATAGTGTTGAAAAATATAAAAATGGGAAAAAGAAGCTGTTGGGATTTTTTGTCGGCCAAGTTATGAAAGAGACGAAAGGTAAAGCTAACCCCCAAAAAACAAACGAAATACTCAAAGAATTACTTGAAGATAATTGA
- the gatA gene encoding Asp-tRNA(Asn)/Glu-tRNA(Gln) amidotransferase subunit GatA: protein MIYLTLDDLVGKNVIEERIKRIYERDKEINSVLRIEKVEGNKDGNYFGIPFLVKDNILVEGTKTTNGSKILENYNSPYTATAVEKLLKAGFTVVGKTNMDEFAMGNTNEHSAFGPVKNPKNLNRVPGGSSGGSAAAVAAGYVPFSLGSDTGGSVRQPAAFCGVVGFKPSYGMISRYGLTAFSSSLDQIGVFANNVKDVRTVTEIMKGKDPKDSTTLEHDKDLVKDVDIDLSQTKICIPKVVYHENADDNVIKQFERVINFLRSKGAKVDIKDIPELEYSVAIYYIIAPAEASSNLSRYDGVKYGLRNHALGLNKMYKATREGGLGIEVKRRIMMGTFNLSSLYYDQYYSKASKVRKLLSNKMKEILNDYHLIMTPTSPVLPPKIGEKLKPLDYYLMDIFTIPANLTGSPAISIPFGDVQGLPFGIQFIGRYMKDEELLTIADNFFKETPRELKNYV, encoded by the coding sequence GTGATATATTTGACCCTAGACGATTTGGTTGGTAAAAATGTTATAGAAGAAAGAATCAAAAGGATTTATGAAAGAGATAAAGAAATAAATTCGGTTTTAAGAATAGAAAAGGTAGAAGGCAACAAAGATGGCAATTACTTTGGCATACCTTTTTTGGTCAAGGATAACATATTAGTTGAAGGTACAAAAACAACAAACGGTTCTAAAATCCTTGAAAATTATAATTCCCCTTACACCGCAACTGCCGTTGAAAAACTTTTAAAAGCAGGTTTTACAGTAGTAGGGAAAACTAATATGGACGAGTTCGCCATGGGTAATACCAACGAGCATTCAGCCTTTGGACCTGTAAAAAATCCTAAGAATTTAAACAGGGTTCCAGGGGGTAGTAGTGGAGGTTCAGCTGCAGCTGTAGCAGCAGGATACGTTCCATTTTCTTTGGGATCCGATACTGGGGGATCGGTAAGACAACCTGCCGCTTTTTGTGGTGTTGTAGGATTTAAGCCTTCATACGGTATGATATCACGATACGGTTTAACAGCCTTTTCATCTTCATTGGATCAAATAGGTGTTTTTGCAAATAATGTTAAGGACGTCAGAACGGTTACAGAAATTATGAAAGGAAAAGATCCCAAGGATTCAACCACATTGGAGCATGATAAAGATCTCGTAAAAGATGTAGATATTGATTTATCCCAAACTAAAATTTGCATTCCAAAGGTTGTTTACCATGAAAATGCAGATGATAATGTAATAAAACAATTTGAAAGGGTTATTAACTTTTTGAGAAGCAAAGGAGCAAAAGTTGATATAAAAGATATACCAGAACTGGAATATTCAGTAGCTATTTATTATATAATAGCTCCTGCTGAAGCCTCATCCAATCTTTCAAGATACGATGGAGTCAAATACGGATTGAGGAACCATGCCTTAGGTTTAAATAAAATGTATAAAGCTACCAGAGAGGGTGGCTTAGGAATAGAGGTAAAAAGGAGAATAATGATGGGGACTTTTAACCTTTCTTCTCTTTATTATGATCAATATTACTCAAAGGCCTCAAAAGTAAGAAAATTGTTGAGTAACAAAATGAAGGAAATTTTGAATGATTATCATTTGATAATGACCCCCACATCTCCTGTTCTTCCACCAAAGATAGGGGAAAAGTTAAAACCTTTAGACTATTATTTAATGGATATTTTTACAATTCCTGCGAATTTAACTGGGTCACCTGCCATAAGTATTCCCTTTGGTGATGTCCAAGGGTTACCTTTTGGTATACAATTCATTGGTCGCTACATGAAAGATGAGGAACTATTAACTATAGCAGACAATTTCTTTAAAGAGACCCCTAGGGAGTTGAAAAATTATGTATAA
- a CDS encoding rhomboid family intramembrane serine protease has protein sequence MQRNVTSYLIMLNVLIFIMMFLFGGISAFSNPRIYILFGAQLGNLITAGEWFRLITSMFVHGGLFHIFFNMIALFYVGNLVERAYGKERFISIYMLSGIFGNLLTHLFLPSAISVGASGAIFGLIGLLFGAGFRHDTPTILRPVTGTALLPIILINVIWGFLPGANINNFAHLGGLGIGFTFGWLTPIRYTKRSYQTWRTLSYLSYGLIIASFILLLIFDFRYYIF, from the coding sequence ATGCAAAGAAATGTCACAAGTTACTTAATAATGTTGAATGTTTTAATATTTATAATGATGTTTTTATTTGGCGGTATAAGCGCTTTTTCTAACCCACGTATATACATACTTTTTGGTGCCCAACTAGGTAATTTAATCACAGCTGGAGAATGGTTCAGACTGATTACTTCAATGTTTGTTCATGGTGGCCTATTTCACATATTTTTCAATATGATCGCTTTATTTTACGTGGGTAACTTAGTTGAAAGGGCTTATGGAAAAGAAAGATTCATTTCTATATACATGTTATCAGGTATTTTTGGTAATCTTTTAACCCACTTATTTTTACCCAGTGCAATCTCTGTAGGAGCATCAGGTGCAATATTCGGATTGATAGGCCTACTTTTTGGAGCGGGATTTAGACACGATACCCCTACTATATTAAGACCTGTAACAGGTACCGCTCTACTCCCAATTATCTTAATAAACGTGATCTGGGGATTCTTACCGGGTGCTAATATAAACAATTTTGCCCATTTAGGAGGATTAGGGATAGGTTTTACCTTTGGCTGGTTAACACCTATAAGGTACACGAAGAGGAGTTACCAAACATGGAGAACGCTTTCTTACTTGTCTTACGGATTAATTATTGCAAGTTTTATTTTACTTTTGATATTCGATTTTAGATATTACATATTTTAA
- the pheT gene encoding phenylalanine--tRNA ligase subunit beta — MKVSLNWLEDYIKVTKNIEELVKEIKLHSVDVEGFEKMGNNLNNITVGEIKEITPVENADNLVICKIDVGKEIKNIVTGDLTVKVGEKVPVALPGATLANNIKIEEREFKGVISQGMMCSLKELGISSDADKIYRIIDDVPNGTDFVKFFDLYDHVLEIEILPNRPDLLSYLGVAKELETIDCGVGFKLPEYIKISKGDGFPVRIEYEKCNRYMATVVKDVKVGPSPMWLVKRLGRSGIRSINNIVDITNYVMLETGHPIHAFDLDLIGDQIIVRKAKKGEKILLLDGKEYTMEGAETLITDGDNIIALGGIMGGELSGINENTKDILLEVAHFDPVNIRRSSTYHKITSDSSYRFERGVDPNNSEMVMGRLIKLINELAGGKVDGPTTDIYPEPIKNKEISIKKSYINNRLGKELAEKEIEQILKKLDFPFTKVEKSSHQKEMEDVNKKTNLSFDTIDEEWKVSIPTKRPDITQEIDLVEEVGRVYGYSKIQSAFPNLNGMIGSKGDFVSFKEKVADIMLANGYHEAKTFPLNNGNRMWMESGLDLKLINPISSELEYMSSKLIYGLLDSASFNYRNQIKDIKMFEIDKVFQAEKGSETGAKEFTNLAFVATGRENNDDFTDKREVTFYSVKGALENLLNEFHVKVEYVRNDQSGFLKAQSALLFINSEEVGFLGLLDPVIADNYYEIKDPIYICEINLNKIFEGKKEIKREFRKVDFPAIKREYSMIVPLNIEFKEIQEIIINVADIVEDFKIFDVYRGKNIEEDKTSITVSIVYRSENKTLTEEEVNQVERSILESLNNKGIKLRES, encoded by the coding sequence ATGAAAGTATCTTTAAATTGGCTTGAAGATTATATAAAAGTCACAAAAAATATCGAAGAATTAGTAAAAGAGATAAAACTTCACTCTGTAGATGTAGAAGGTTTTGAAAAAATGGGGAATAATCTTAATAATATAACAGTTGGAGAGATTAAGGAAATAACCCCAGTTGAAAATGCTGATAATTTAGTAATTTGTAAGATAGACGTGGGGAAAGAGATCAAAAATATAGTCACTGGGGACCTTACGGTTAAGGTTGGAGAAAAAGTTCCAGTTGCACTTCCTGGGGCGACTTTAGCAAACAATATAAAAATAGAAGAACGAGAGTTCAAGGGAGTAATCTCTCAGGGAATGATGTGTTCTTTGAAGGAATTAGGTATATCTAGTGATGCGGATAAAATTTACAGAATAATAGATGATGTTCCGAATGGAACAGATTTTGTAAAATTTTTTGATCTGTATGACCACGTTTTAGAGATAGAGATACTTCCCAATAGACCTGATTTACTTTCTTATTTAGGTGTTGCCAAAGAGTTAGAAACGATAGATTGTGGTGTAGGATTTAAATTACCTGAGTATATAAAAATTAGTAAAGGTGACGGGTTTCCCGTAAGAATAGAATATGAAAAATGTAATCGATATATGGCAACAGTTGTAAAAGATGTAAAAGTTGGACCATCCCCAATGTGGCTTGTTAAAAGGTTGGGAAGATCAGGAATAAGAAGTATAAACAATATTGTAGATATAACGAACTATGTAATGTTAGAAACAGGTCACCCTATCCATGCATTTGATTTAGATCTTATAGGGGATCAAATAATTGTTAGAAAAGCTAAAAAAGGTGAAAAAATCCTTCTTTTAGACGGTAAAGAGTACACCATGGAAGGAGCAGAAACACTTATAACCGACGGTGATAACATAATTGCACTTGGAGGCATAATGGGGGGAGAATTAAGCGGTATCAACGAAAATACGAAAGATATCTTACTAGAAGTTGCCCATTTTGATCCTGTTAATATAAGAAGGTCTTCCACTTACCATAAGATAACCTCTGATTCTTCGTATCGTTTTGAAAGAGGAGTTGATCCAAACAATAGTGAGATGGTAATGGGTAGATTGATTAAATTGATTAACGAATTGGCAGGGGGAAAAGTAGACGGACCTACAACGGATATTTATCCCGAACCTATAAAAAATAAAGAAATATCGATTAAAAAAAGTTATATAAACAATAGATTGGGAAAAGAATTAGCAGAAAAAGAAATTGAACAAATATTAAAAAAATTAGATTTCCCTTTCACAAAAGTGGAAAAAAGTTCACACCAGAAGGAAATGGAAGATGTAAACAAGAAAACGAATTTATCCTTTGATACAATAGATGAAGAATGGAAGGTTTCTATTCCTACAAAAAGGCCAGATATTACCCAAGAAATTGATCTTGTTGAAGAGGTTGGTAGAGTTTATGGCTACTCAAAAATACAGTCTGCTTTCCCAAATCTAAATGGAATGATAGGAAGTAAGGGAGATTTTGTTTCTTTTAAAGAGAAGGTAGCGGATATTATGTTGGCTAACGGTTATCATGAGGCAAAGACCTTTCCATTGAACAATGGCAATAGAATGTGGATGGAAAGCGGATTGGATTTAAAATTGATTAATCCTATCTCCTCAGAATTAGAATACATGTCATCCAAATTGATATATGGTTTATTGGATTCAGCTTCATTTAATTATAGAAATCAAATAAAAGATATAAAAATGTTCGAAATTGATAAAGTTTTCCAAGCAGAGAAAGGTAGTGAGACAGGTGCCAAGGAATTTACTAACCTTGCCTTTGTGGCTACGGGAAGAGAAAATAATGATGATTTCACAGATAAGAGAGAGGTTACATTTTATTCTGTAAAAGGTGCTTTAGAAAACTTGTTGAATGAATTCCATGTAAAAGTAGAATACGTAAGAAACGATCAATCTGGTTTTTTGAAAGCACAAAGTGCTCTTTTATTTATTAACAGTGAAGAAGTTGGCTTTTTAGGTTTACTTGATCCAGTGATAGCCGATAATTATTACGAAATAAAAGATCCAATATATATCTGTGAGATTAACTTAAACAAAATATTTGAAGGTAAGAAGGAAATAAAAAGAGAATTCAGAAAAGTAGATTTTCCTGCTATCAAAAGAGAGTATTCTATGATTGTTCCACTAAACATTGAATTTAAAGAGATTCAAGAAATAATAATAAATGTGGCAGATATTGTAGAAGATTTTAAAATTTTTGATGTTTACAGAGGAAAAAACATAGAAGAAGATAAAACAAGTATAACCGTTTCAATAGTTTATAGATCAGAAAATAAAACTTTGACGGAAGAAGAAGTCAATCAAGTCGAAAGATCTATTTTAGAAAGTTTGAACAATAAAGGGATCAAACTTCGAGAAAGCTAG
- a CDS encoding phenylalanine--tRNA ligase subunit alpha, with protein sequence MALIIDKDEIIGTLKRELQEITNMQEFQNLKSKYLGKKGLIKSLMNNLKDIDDVELKKEYGKSVNELKEELGTIFDEKLSELEEKEREEKEKKNWVDITIPGARRKVGKENLITKTRKEIEEIFIGMGFSVAEGPEIENSWYNFDALNTPEWHPAREMQDTFYLSLDKEKLLRTHTSPVQVRTMLKSKPPLAIISPGRVYRKDELDATHSPVFHQVEGLYVDRNVSVSHLKMYLEVFAQKFFGNKVSILLRPSYFPFTEPSFEVDISCIFCGGKGCNVCKNTGWIEILGAGLVHPNVFRSVNYDPKVWQGFAFGMGIERVAMLKYNIPDIREFYKNDARFIESL encoded by the coding sequence ATGGCTTTAATAATAGACAAAGATGAAATCATAGGTACTTTAAAAAGAGAACTACAAGAAATAACAAATATGCAAGAATTTCAAAATCTAAAATCTAAATATTTAGGTAAAAAAGGTTTAATCAAGTCTCTAATGAACAATCTTAAAGATATCGACGATGTAGAATTAAAAAAAGAGTATGGTAAAAGTGTAAATGAATTGAAAGAAGAATTAGGAACTATTTTTGATGAAAAGTTGAGTGAGTTGGAAGAAAAGGAAAGGGAAGAAAAGGAGAAAAAAAACTGGGTTGATATTACGATTCCTGGGGCTCGTAGAAAGGTTGGGAAAGAAAATTTAATCACAAAAACAAGGAAAGAAATAGAAGAAATATTCATTGGAATGGGTTTTTCAGTAGCTGAAGGTCCAGAAATAGAGAATTCTTGGTACAATTTTGATGCGCTTAATACCCCTGAATGGCATCCTGCCAGAGAAATGCAGGATACTTTTTATTTATCTTTGGACAAAGAAAAGCTATTAAGAACGCATACTTCTCCCGTTCAAGTGAGAACTATGTTGAAAAGCAAACCGCCTTTGGCCATAATATCCCCTGGAAGGGTATACAGAAAAGATGAACTAGACGCCACGCATTCCCCCGTTTTTCATCAGGTAGAAGGGTTGTATGTTGATAGAAATGTTTCCGTTTCCCATCTAAAAATGTATCTTGAAGTTTTTGCTCAAAAATTTTTTGGGAATAAAGTTTCGATATTGTTACGCCCAAGCTATTTCCCTTTTACCGAACCGAGTTTTGAGGTAGATATCAGTTGTATCTTTTGTGGAGGAAAAGGGTGTAATGTTTGTAAAAATACTGGTTGGATAGAAATATTAGGAGCCGGTTTAGTTCATCCAAACGTTTTTCGAAGTGTTAATTACGATCCAAAAGTATGGCAAGGTTTTGCTTTTGGAATGGGAATTGAAAGAGTGGCGATGTTGAAATATAACATTCCAGATATAAGAGAATTTTATAAAAATGATGCAAGATTTATTGAAAGTTTATAA
- a CDS encoding flavin reductase family protein, with the protein MNINRFSENIVMPVCLVTIKSGSFVNSMTVAWSTPLSSNPPLFGFAIKKQRYTYPMLIKEKEFTVSFLPYEKSELSVKVGRISAREGDKLSAAGVKVKDSEFVNSPYIVDGYFSMECTLENSFTVGDHELVVGKVIALHKNEGSLENLKPLLYLSNDTFSTLDATKIEKIDTKKVIDEIRKTIKRGVQGD; encoded by the coding sequence GTGAATATTAATCGATTCAGTGAAAATATCGTTATGCCTGTGTGCTTGGTCACTATTAAGAGTGGTTCTTTTGTTAATTCGATGACTGTGGCTTGGAGTACACCCCTTTCGTCAAATCCACCTCTGTTTGGATTTGCTATTAAAAAACAAAGATATACTTACCCCATGTTAATTAAGGAAAAAGAATTTACAGTCAGTTTTTTACCGTATGAGAAATCGGAGTTATCCGTAAAAGTTGGACGGATTTCTGCAAGAGAAGGTGATAAGCTCTCGGCAGCAGGAGTTAAGGTGAAAGATTCTGAATTCGTAAATTCCCCCTATATTGTTGATGGTTATTTTTCAATGGAATGCACGTTAGAAAATTCTTTTACTGTCGGAGATCATGAATTAGTTGTTGGAAAAGTGATTGCTTTGCACAAAAATGAAGGATCATTAGAAAATTTAAAACCCTTGTTGTATCTAAGTAACGATACTTTTTCGACTCTTGATGCGACTAAAATTGAAAAGATCGATACTAAGAAAGTAATCGACGAGATTCGAAAAACAATAAAAAGAGGTGTGCAAGGTGATTGA